Proteins encoded within one genomic window of Saccharopolyspora pogona:
- the hypB gene encoding hydrogenase nickel incorporation protein HypB: MCGTCGCADEESKTIVLEQQVLAKNDGLADANRNWLQTRGIAMINLMSSPGSGKTSLLARTAREFDAAPLAAVEGDQETGLDAARLRDSGCPVVQINTGTGCHLDATMLADGLRALRPPHHSVLFVENVGNLVCPALFDLGEQARVVLASVTEGADKPLKYPHMFRAADLVLLNKIDLLPHVDFDVAGFIDAASMANPGVRVQRLSVTTGEGITEWYDWLGEQAHA, encoded by the coding sequence ATGTGCGGTACGTGCGGATGCGCCGACGAGGAATCGAAGACCATCGTCCTGGAGCAGCAGGTGCTGGCCAAGAACGACGGCCTCGCGGACGCGAACCGGAACTGGCTGCAGACCAGGGGAATCGCGATGATCAACCTGATGAGCTCGCCCGGTTCCGGCAAGACGAGCCTGCTGGCCCGAACCGCGCGCGAGTTCGACGCTGCCCCGCTCGCGGCCGTCGAGGGTGACCAGGAGACCGGCCTCGACGCGGCTCGGCTGCGGGACAGCGGCTGCCCGGTGGTGCAGATCAACACCGGTACGGGCTGCCACCTGGACGCGACGATGCTGGCCGACGGGCTGCGCGCGCTGCGGCCTCCGCACCACTCCGTGCTGTTCGTCGAGAACGTCGGGAACCTGGTGTGCCCGGCGCTTTTCGACCTCGGCGAGCAAGCCCGCGTCGTCCTCGCCTCGGTGACCGAGGGCGCGGACAAGCCGCTGAAGTACCCGCACATGTTCCGCGCGGCGGATCTGGTGCTGCTGAACAAGATCGACCTGCTGCCCCACGTCGACTTCGACGTGGCCGGCTTCATCGACGCCGCTTCGATGGCCAATCCCGGTGTCCGGGTGCAGCGCCTCTCGGTCACCACCGGCGAAGGCATCACCGAGTGGTACGACTGGCTCGGTGAACAGGCGCACGCTTAG
- a CDS encoding hydrogenase maturation nickel metallochaperone HypA/HybF has translation MHELGITQSIVDAVLDAVEEPTIKCVHLEVGRLSGVVPDAIRFCFELVADGTRLASARLDITEPAGRGECRSCGLEIDMEDLITRCACGSVDIAVLAGQELRIKTVEVG, from the coding sequence GCATCACCCAGAGCATCGTGGACGCCGTGCTGGACGCGGTCGAGGAGCCGACCATCAAATGCGTGCACCTGGAGGTCGGGCGGCTCTCCGGCGTGGTGCCCGACGCGATCCGGTTCTGCTTCGAGCTGGTGGCGGACGGCACGCGACTGGCATCGGCCCGATTGGACATCACCGAGCCGGCCGGTCGCGGCGAATGCCGTTCGTGCGGACTGGAAATCGACATGGAAGACCTGATCACGCGCTGCGCGTGCGGCAGCGTCGACATAGCGGTGCTCGCCGGACAGGAACTGCGGATCAAGACAGTGGAGGTGGGATAG